A window of the Desulfobacula toluolica Tol2 genome harbors these coding sequences:
- a CDS encoding aminotransferase class I/II-fold pyridoxal phosphate-dependent enzyme has product MSTHKLDISLEQELDALKLEGRAKPTERIIEHYIPPKGNNGPRYKLEGNDNEFIRLNSNSYLSLSNHPDLIDAADKATHKFGVGPGAVRFIDGTFVYHDRLEKKVAAFTNKPAAKIFNSAYTANCGLALSISNKKTHWIGDKLNHNSIIRAMRISSIPKENKGIFKHNDMADLKRCLDEVSPGMERVVVIFDGIFSMRGDYAPINEITKICKSYDSKFKDGVITVVDDSHGIGAYGDTGRGTPEFCNAAPDIIIGTFGKAFGVNGGFICASNSIIESVRQKADTYIYTNPLSVADCAAAIKAIDICDSAQGRQLLFDLQKRTNQFRQGLEGLGKESITGPHPVVPLLVRDTTKTHDLVNYLFNNGVLVVGLTFPVVPKGDETIRFQINACHTFADINHVIELLDQFD; this is encoded by the coding sequence ATGAGTACACACAAGCTTGACATATCCCTGGAACAGGAATTAGACGCCTTAAAACTCGAAGGCCGCGCCAAACCCACTGAAAGAATAATTGAACACTATATTCCGCCCAAAGGCAACAATGGCCCGCGATATAAACTTGAGGGAAATGATAATGAGTTTATCCGGCTGAACTCCAACTCTTACCTGTCTCTTTCCAATCACCCGGACCTTATAGATGCGGCAGACAAGGCAACTCATAAATTCGGCGTAGGACCAGGGGCTGTAAGATTCATAGACGGCACCTTTGTGTATCACGACCGTCTTGAAAAAAAAGTGGCGGCATTTACAAATAAACCTGCTGCCAAAATTTTCAATTCCGCCTACACTGCAAACTGCGGCCTTGCCCTCTCCATTTCCAACAAAAAAACCCATTGGATCGGTGACAAGCTCAACCATAACAGCATTATCAGGGCCATGCGAATCAGCAGTATTCCCAAAGAAAACAAAGGCATATTCAAGCACAATGACATGGCTGACCTGAAACGCTGCTTAGATGAGGTCAGCCCCGGCATGGAAAGGGTTGTCGTTATATTTGACGGAATTTTCAGCATGAGAGGAGATTATGCTCCCATCAATGAAATCACTAAAATCTGCAAATCATATGATTCAAAATTCAAAGACGGAGTGATCACGGTTGTTGATGACTCACACGGGATAGGTGCCTATGGTGATACCGGGCGCGGCACCCCTGAATTTTGCAATGCAGCACCGGACATCATTATCGGAACCTTTGGCAAAGCCTTTGGTGTGAACGGAGGATTTATTTGTGCAAGCAACAGCATTATCGAATCAGTCCGGCAAAAGGCAGACACCTATATTTATACCAACCCTTTGAGTGTTGCAGACTGCGCCGCCGCCATAAAGGCCATTGATATTTGTGACAGCGCTCAGGGACGCCAATTGCTTTTTGACTTACAAAAAAGAACCAACCAATTCCGGCAGGGACTTGAAGGACTTGGCAAAGAATCTATCACAGGTCCCCATCCGGTTGTACCGTTATTGGTTAGAGACACAACAAAAACCCATGATCTTGTGAATTATTTATTCAATAATGGTGTCCTGGTTGTCGGATTAACATTTCCCGTTGTGCCCAAAGGAGATGAGACCATCAGATTTCAAATCAATGCCTGTCATACCTTTGCAGATATAAATCATGTCATTGAATTATTAGATCAATTTGATTAA
- a CDS encoding GspE/PulE family protein, translating into MAIRKKLGEILIDQGLISDIQLHEALSGLKECGLKLGEYLIQNNIVSEHAILDAIASQMNLKKYNPNDYILSPELSKIMDVDTVNKLNAIPVEKNEGVLTVAMVDPLNIIAIDYIEVMTNMEVETIICSEQNFTYLMSGLYGAYSGKDGVMKQVQDIAEMEGELQEDEYLNDSIEATLHDMAEEGPVVKLVNSILSQAVREGATDIHLSPEKDYVEIRFRVDGKLHKIPSPPKRLFLPMISRIKILANLDISVSRIPQDGRMTIVVNENEINIRVSTIPTVYGENMVMRLLDTSSGIHSLDKLGFMHQDIQALKKMIKMPYGMILCTGPTGSGKSTSLFSMLKEINSPDTNIITLEDPVEYRMEHVRQVQLNHKAGMSFASGLRSILRQDPDVIMVGEIRDKETASVAAQAALTGHLVFSTVHTNDAVGAIARFVDMGIEPFMVASVLLVVIAQRLVRRACPYCKESYTPSSSILEYWQLEDKPYDFVKANGCSQCMNTGYKGRVGFYEILYVNDDVRQMILDGKSAREIFKFTLETGLMKSLKFDAVQKVVQGITTSEEAMSAILVK; encoded by the coding sequence GTGGCCATACGAAAAAAACTTGGGGAAATCTTGATTGACCAGGGGTTGATTTCAGATATCCAGCTGCATGAAGCTTTATCCGGGTTAAAAGAATGCGGACTGAAGCTTGGGGAATACCTGATCCAAAACAACATTGTATCTGAACATGCGATTCTGGATGCGATTGCCTCACAGATGAATTTGAAAAAATATAACCCCAATGACTATATCTTGTCCCCGGAATTGTCCAAAATCATGGACGTGGACACGGTGAATAAATTAAATGCCATCCCCGTGGAGAAAAATGAGGGGGTTCTCACTGTTGCCATGGTGGATCCCCTGAACATTATCGCCATAGACTATATTGAGGTCATGACCAATATGGAAGTGGAGACCATTATCTGTTCAGAACAGAATTTTACTTATCTTATGTCCGGTCTATATGGTGCTTATTCAGGTAAAGACGGTGTGATGAAACAGGTTCAGGATATTGCAGAAATGGAAGGGGAACTCCAGGAAGACGAATATCTGAACGATAGCATAGAAGCCACTCTCCACGATATGGCAGAAGAAGGGCCGGTTGTCAAACTGGTAAATTCCATTCTATCCCAGGCAGTCAGGGAAGGAGCCACTGATATCCACCTCAGTCCTGAAAAGGATTATGTTGAAATCCGTTTCCGTGTGGATGGGAAGCTTCACAAGATTCCCAGCCCGCCCAAGCGACTGTTTTTACCCATGATCTCCCGGATTAAGATTTTAGCCAATCTTGATATTTCCGTTTCAAGAATTCCCCAGGATGGTCGCATGACCATTGTTGTCAACGAAAATGAAATCAACATCAGGGTTTCCACCATTCCCACAGTATATGGTGAAAATATGGTGATGCGGCTTCTGGATACCAGTTCCGGCATCCACAGCCTGGATAAGCTGGGATTTATGCACCAGGATATTCAGGCTCTGAAAAAAATGATAAAAATGCCCTATGGCATGATTTTGTGTACAGGACCCACAGGCAGTGGCAAAAGTACCAGTCTTTTTTCCATGTTAAAGGAAATCAATTCACCGGATACTAATATTATAACTCTTGAGGATCCGGTTGAATACCGAATGGAGCATGTCAGGCAAGTACAGTTGAATCATAAGGCCGGCATGTCATTTGCCTCCGGCCTGCGGTCCATATTGCGTCAGGACCCGGACGTGATCATGGTGGGTGAAATCAGGGACAAAGAAACCGCAAGTGTAGCTGCTCAGGCTGCCTTGACTGGTCATCTCGTTTTTTCAACGGTTCATACCAATGATGCAGTCGGTGCCATTGCCAGGTTTGTTGATATGGGAATTGAACCCTTCATGGTCGCGTCGGTTCTGCTGGTTGTCATTGCACAGCGACTGGTCAGAAGGGCATGTCCCTATTGCAAAGAGTCCTATACTCCATCCTCGTCGATATTGGAATACTGGCAGCTTGAAGATAAACCATATGATTTTGTGAAGGCCAATGGCTGCAGCCAGTGTATGAATACAGGCTATAAAGGACGGGTGGGATTTTATGAGATTTTGTATGTTAATGATGATGTCCGGCAGATGATACTTGACGGAAAATCAGCCCGGGAGATTTTTAAATTTACTCTGGAAACCGGCCTGATGAAAAGTCTTAAATTTGATGCGGTTCAAAAGGTGGTTCAGGGGATAACTACCTCGGAGGAGGCCATGTCGGCTATTTTGGTGAAATAA
- a CDS encoding acyl-CoA dehydrogenase, translating into MLFKLTDEQLMIQNMVREFSRKVIAATAAQRDKTKEFPAENFRQMGELGLMGMMIPEKYGGESADTISYVLALSEIAYSCASTSVVMSVQNSIVCESLYKYGTEEQKQQFLVPLASGKIIGAFALTEPEAGSDPVSQQTTAVRQKDHYVLNGTKRFITSGKHSKVVLVTAKTDESKGHKGISCFIVPKKTPGLVVGHLEDKMGLRASDTTDLIFENCRVPADLMLGKEGDGFKIAMSGLDSGRIGIAAQSYGVAMAAFDAAVKYAKQRKQFGMAISKHQAIRFQIADMATQIEAAKQLIFSVASMKDRKQPHTKQASMAKLFASEMVNQITARAIQIHGGYGFTKEYDVERFYRDARVFTIYEGTSEIQRIVISNQVLKDRRKF; encoded by the coding sequence ATGTTATTCAAGCTTACTGATGAACAGTTGATGATTCAGAATATGGTCAGGGAGTTTTCCCGCAAGGTCATTGCAGCAACTGCAGCACAAAGGGATAAAACAAAAGAATTCCCGGCTGAAAATTTCAGGCAGATGGGGGAGCTGGGATTGATGGGCATGATGATTCCTGAAAAGTATGGCGGTGAGTCTGCTGATACGATTTCCTATGTCCTTGCATTGTCTGAAATTGCCTACTCTTGCGCATCAACATCTGTTGTCATGTCGGTTCAAAATTCAATTGTGTGTGAAAGCCTTTATAAATATGGAACAGAAGAACAAAAGCAACAATTTCTGGTTCCTCTGGCTTCAGGTAAAATAATTGGTGCATTTGCCTTGACTGAACCTGAGGCTGGATCTGATCCGGTGAGCCAGCAGACAACGGCAGTAAGGCAAAAAGATCATTATGTGTTGAACGGAACCAAGCGGTTCATTACTTCGGGTAAACATTCGAAAGTTGTTCTGGTTACTGCCAAAACAGATGAAAGCAAAGGGCATAAGGGAATCAGCTGTTTTATTGTCCCCAAGAAGACCCCCGGTCTTGTTGTGGGCCATCTGGAAGATAAAATGGGGTTGCGGGCATCTGATACAACGGATTTAATCTTTGAAAACTGCAGGGTGCCGGCAGACCTGATGCTGGGCAAAGAAGGGGACGGGTTTAAAATCGCCATGTCAGGCCTGGACAGCGGCAGAATCGGTATTGCCGCTCAATCTTACGGCGTGGCCATGGCTGCTTTTGATGCTGCCGTAAAATACGCAAAACAAAGAAAACAATTCGGCATGGCCATTTCAAAGCACCAGGCCATACGGTTCCAGATTGCTGATATGGCAACCCAGATTGAGGCTGCCAAACAATTGATTTTTTCAGTCGCATCCATGAAAGACCGAAAACAACCTCATACAAAGCAAGCGTCCATGGCCAAGCTGTTTGCCTCTGAAATGGTGAACCAGATCACGGCCCGGGCCATTCAGATACACGGCGGATACGGGTTTACCAAAGAGTATGATGTTGAACGATTTTATCGGGATGCAAGGGTGTTTACCATTTATGAAGGAACCAGTGAGATCCAGAGAATTGTCATTTCAAATCAGGTGCTGAAAGACAGGAGGAAATTTTGA
- a CDS encoding radical SAM protein, with protein MQDSPLETYEFETGMYRPPSEGGSASLLVRLTRNCPWNHCTFCAMYKSEKFELRKPEDIIQDINVMNDIYLQIKKISIKLGQEGQITNQAVGEFIKKAPGLYFHPGISMLLTWLASGGKTVFLQDADSLIMKTDHMIQVLNHLKTTFPTIERITSYGRSRTIARKPAADLEKIRKAGLDRLHIGLETGDAALLKKIKKGATPEDHVKGGKKAMEAGFQVSEYWMPGLGGKTFSKDHAANTARILNLINPHYIRSRPFTPRPGTILHEKASRNELDRLTPKEQLLEIKQTLKDLDVTSKVCFDHAGNFWSAPNGQLLLTHDYEGYQFPKEKENLMALIQKGIDHYSSPFIS; from the coding sequence ATGCAGGACAGTCCTTTAGAAACCTATGAATTTGAAACCGGCATGTACCGGCCGCCCAGTGAAGGCGGCAGTGCATCCCTTCTTGTGAGGCTTACCCGAAACTGCCCATGGAACCACTGCACATTCTGCGCCATGTACAAATCGGAAAAATTTGAACTTCGCAAACCAGAAGATATCATTCAAGATATAAATGTCATGAATGACATATATTTACAGATCAAAAAGATATCCATAAAACTGGGGCAAGAAGGCCAAATCACAAACCAGGCAGTTGGTGAATTCATAAAAAAAGCTCCTGGACTCTATTTTCACCCAGGTATTTCAATGCTCTTAACCTGGCTGGCCTCAGGAGGAAAAACCGTTTTTTTACAGGATGCAGACAGCCTGATCATGAAAACCGATCACATGATCCAGGTACTGAACCATTTAAAAACAACTTTTCCCACAATTGAAAGAATCACATCCTATGGCCGGTCAAGAACCATTGCCAGAAAACCTGCCGCCGACCTTGAAAAAATCCGCAAAGCAGGTCTTGACCGTCTCCATATCGGGCTTGAAACAGGTGATGCAGCCTTGTTGAAAAAAATCAAAAAAGGGGCAACACCGGAAGACCATGTAAAAGGCGGCAAAAAAGCCATGGAAGCAGGGTTTCAGGTTTCGGAATACTGGATGCCGGGCCTTGGCGGCAAGACCTTTTCAAAAGACCATGCAGCAAACACAGCCCGTATCCTCAACCTGATCAACCCACACTATATCAGGTCCCGGCCCTTTACCCCCCGGCCAGGAACCATATTGCATGAAAAAGCGTCACGAAATGAACTGGACCGCCTGACACCCAAAGAACAGCTGCTGGAAATAAAACAGACCCTAAAAGACCTTGACGTAACCTCCAAAGTCTGCTTTGACCATGCGGGAAATTTCTGGAGTGCCCCCAATGGACAACTCCTGTTAACCCATGATTATGAAGGGTATCAATTTCCAAAAGAAAAAGAGAATTTAATGGCCTTGATTCAAAAAGGCATTGACCATTATTCATCACCTTTTATTTCTTGA
- a CDS encoding helix-turn-helix domain-containing protein: MAQKKGIIPIGKRIRQTRLDKKISLDTMANETGLSKEVIKKIEAGDQRPSVGNLLQISRTLHIDSSFLFKEQNDVIEERSRAYTKRTDHYAYTPLAPSAENKHLKAFKIVVEAGKSHGGVGFQHEGEEFVYVLDGKVEIQVGDHVNKLNKGDSLHFNSGVKHDLRNTGKTDAQLIVVVYAP; encoded by the coding sequence ATGGCCCAAAAAAAAGGAATCATACCAATTGGAAAGAGGATAAGGCAGACCAGGCTGGACAAAAAGATCAGTCTGGATACCATGGCCAATGAAACCGGGCTGTCAAAAGAAGTGATTAAAAAAATTGAGGCAGGCGATCAAAGGCCTTCGGTTGGAAACTTGTTGCAAATTTCAAGAACCCTTCATATTGATTCGAGCTTTTTGTTTAAAGAGCAGAATGATGTTATTGAAGAAAGATCCAGAGCATATACCAAACGGACTGACCACTATGCCTACACCCCATTGGCCCCCAGTGCTGAAAACAAACATCTTAAAGCGTTCAAGATTGTTGTTGAAGCCGGGAAAAGCCATGGCGGTGTAGGATTTCAGCATGAGGGAGAAGAATTTGTCTATGTGCTTGACGGCAAAGTGGAAATTCAGGTCGGTGATCATGTTAACAAATTGAACAAAGGGGACTCGCTTCATTTTAATTCCGGCGTCAAGCATGACTTGCGAAATACAGGCAAGACAGATGCTCAACTTATTGTTGTGGTGTATGCACCGTGA
- a CDS encoding branched-chain amino acid aminotransferase, with amino-acid sequence MEIKVTLAQTNRTRPQDSALGFGNVFTDHMFVMDYSKDNGWHDARIEPYADFSVPPSAMVFHYGQAIFEGLKAYKTPDKKICLFRAKDNFERMNRSAKGLCIPQIDVDFVMDAMKKLIKLEEKWIPETLGTSLYIRPTIIATDPFLGVRASYTYKFFIILSSVGAYYADGLNPVKIWVEKEHVRAIRGGMGEFKTAANYAASLFASEEAKKNGYDQVLWLDGIERKYIEEVGAMNIFLLIGDELVTPILNGSILPGITRYSVISLAKKWGMNISERKISVEEVFKAHEDGKLTEIFGSGTAAVISPVGEIRYGDKVISIGDGTPGETAMKFYNALTDIQYGKAEDTENWLEVIG; translated from the coding sequence ATGGAAATTAAAGTCACCCTTGCCCAGACGAACAGAACACGGCCTCAGGATTCTGCGTTAGGGTTTGGCAATGTGTTTACTGATCATATGTTTGTCATGGATTATTCTAAAGATAACGGGTGGCATGATGCTCGAATAGAACCTTATGCTGATTTTAGTGTTCCACCTTCTGCAATGGTGTTTCATTATGGTCAGGCCATTTTTGAGGGATTAAAAGCCTATAAAACCCCGGATAAAAAGATCTGCCTTTTCAGGGCAAAGGATAATTTTGAAAGAATGAACCGGTCTGCAAAAGGCCTGTGTATCCCGCAGATTGATGTTGATTTTGTCATGGATGCCATGAAAAAATTGATCAAACTGGAAGAAAAATGGATTCCTGAAACCCTTGGAACCTCACTTTATATACGACCCACAATCATAGCAACCGATCCGTTCCTCGGGGTGCGCGCGTCTTACACTTATAAGTTTTTCATTATTCTGTCTTCTGTTGGGGCATACTATGCCGACGGTCTGAATCCTGTGAAAATCTGGGTGGAAAAGGAGCATGTCAGGGCTATCAGAGGGGGGATGGGGGAATTTAAGACTGCTGCTAATTATGCTGCCAGTCTGTTTGCATCTGAAGAGGCAAAAAAGAATGGATATGACCAGGTACTCTGGCTGGATGGCATCGAAAGAAAGTATATCGAAGAGGTTGGTGCCATGAATATTTTCCTGCTTATCGGGGATGAACTGGTGACGCCCATTCTGAATGGGAGTATCCTGCCTGGAATCACACGGTATTCTGTTATCAGTCTGGCAAAAAAATGGGGCATGAACATATCTGAAAGGAAAATCAGCGTTGAAGAAGTATTTAAGGCTCATGAAGACGGTAAACTGACAGAAATTTTCGGTTCCGGAACAGCTGCAGTGATTTCTCCTGTGGGTGAAATACGTTATGGAGACAAGGTTATTTCCATTGGGGATGGTACACCTGGTGAAACTGCAATGAAGTTCTATAATGCATTAACCGACATCCAGTACGGAAAAGCCGAAGATACTGAAAACTGGCTTGAAGTCATTGGTTAA
- the tdh gene encoding L-threonine 3-dehydrogenase produces the protein MKTMKALVKAKPEQGLWLQDVPIPDIAHNEVLIKIIKTAICGTDVHIYNWDKWSQKTIPIPMHIGHEFVGTIEKTGSHVVDFKPGDLVSGEGHLVCGRCRNCLAGRRHLCRDTKGVGVNRPGAHAQYLAIPVTNVWYCDKTIPLDVLACFDPLGNATHTALSFDVLGEDVLITGAGPIGCMAAAIAKHAGARYVVVTDVNPYRLDLAKKAGATLTIDVTQQSIEQAQKELGMKEGFDVAMEMSGNPAALASILNNMCHGGKIALLGIMPDNTDIDWNKVVFNMLTIKGIYGREMYETWYKMNSMIQSGLDISPLITHTFDYTEFEKGFEAMRSGQSGKVILNWNK, from the coding sequence ATGAAAACCATGAAAGCGCTTGTTAAAGCAAAGCCGGAACAAGGCTTATGGCTTCAGGATGTTCCAATTCCTGATATTGCACACAATGAGGTGCTGATAAAAATCATCAAAACCGCTATCTGCGGGACAGATGTCCATATTTACAACTGGGACAAATGGTCACAAAAAACCATTCCCATTCCCATGCACATCGGCCATGAATTTGTGGGAACCATTGAAAAAACAGGTTCCCATGTGGTTGATTTTAAGCCGGGAGACCTTGTGTCAGGTGAAGGCCACCTGGTTTGCGGCCGTTGCCGCAACTGCCTGGCCGGACGGCGGCACTTGTGCAGGGACACCAAAGGAGTGGGGGTCAACAGGCCCGGGGCACACGCCCAGTATCTGGCCATCCCTGTAACCAATGTCTGGTATTGTGATAAAACAATCCCCCTGGATGTGCTGGCCTGTTTTGACCCCCTTGGAAATGCCACCCACACGGCCCTGTCTTTTGATGTCCTGGGTGAAGATGTCCTGATCACCGGGGCAGGCCCCATCGGATGCATGGCAGCAGCCATTGCAAAACATGCAGGGGCAAGATATGTGGTGGTGACGGATGTCAATCCCTACAGGCTTGATCTGGCAAAAAAAGCAGGGGCAACCCTTACCATTGATGTTACACAGCAAAGCATTGAGCAGGCCCAAAAAGAGCTTGGCATGAAAGAAGGATTTGATGTAGCCATGGAGATGTCCGGCAACCCTGCCGCCCTGGCTTCCATTCTGAATAATATGTGCCATGGGGGAAAAATCGCCCTTCTGGGCATCATGCCCGATAATACGGACATAGACTGGAACAAGGTTGTATTCAACATGTTGACCATCAAAGGCATTTACGGCAGGGAAATGTATGAAACCTGGTATAAAATGAACAGCATGATTCAAAGCGGACTTGATATTTCACCTTTGATCACACACACATTTGACTACACTGAATTTGAAAAAGGATTTGAGGCAATGAGATCCGGTCAATCAGGCAAAGTCATACTGAACTGGAACAAATAA
- a CDS encoding ExeA family protein, whose translation MDYYKLLNFKMEPFSNSPDPRLFYRSSQHFEALQKLEISIRLKRGLNIIIGDIGTGKTTISRQLIQRISNDTAIEYYLILDPGFKSVHGFLTHIVKLMMGELPDGYLDENILKERIKTYLFARGIDDNINTVLVIDEGQKISLACLEVLRELLNFETNAQKLLQIVIFAQNEFDQSLEKVKNFQDRINFRYTLSALNFKESKGLIQYRLNRSFIKGKQQPVFSAVAFIVIYAATKGAPRKIVNLCHQVILALIIKERKTADVFFILSCVKKMAPAAINKQTPVFSAGIILAGIILLGIILIGRYYPATLDTSPSDVCKSIFVPANATGYLVFSVSFPSPDEKKKYSDHTIFLLIHQTLDFNRAFTLAGSRIYKNLNIRIFPFWCPDNGYLFNVIIDRPFDNRKKALGFLQTIEPDIKATLENMVSLKSCDLTHKGE comes from the coding sequence ATGGATTATTATAAATTATTGAATTTTAAAATGGAGCCGTTTTCCAATTCTCCTGATCCCAGGCTTTTTTATCGTTCAAGCCAACACTTTGAAGCCTTACAGAAACTGGAAATTTCCATCCGGCTTAAAAGGGGGCTAAATATTATTATCGGAGATATCGGCACAGGAAAAACCACGATCAGCCGGCAGCTTATTCAGAGAATTTCCAATGATACTGCCATTGAATACTATCTTATTCTTGATCCAGGATTCAAGTCCGTTCATGGATTTTTAACTCATATTGTCAAATTGATGATGGGGGAACTTCCTGATGGGTATCTGGATGAGAATATTCTTAAAGAGCGCATCAAAACCTATTTGTTTGCCAGGGGGATTGATGATAATATCAATACGGTACTGGTCATTGATGAAGGCCAAAAAATATCCCTGGCGTGCCTGGAAGTATTACGGGAATTGTTGAATTTTGAAACCAATGCTCAAAAGCTGTTGCAGATTGTCATTTTTGCACAAAATGAATTTGATCAATCCCTGGAGAAGGTGAAAAACTTCCAGGACCGGATTAATTTCAGGTACACGTTATCGGCCCTGAATTTTAAGGAATCCAAGGGGCTGATTCAATATCGATTGAACCGGTCCTTTATCAAAGGAAAACAGCAGCCTGTTTTTTCTGCTGTTGCATTTATTGTCATTTATGCCGCCACCAAGGGGGCCCCCAGAAAAATAGTCAACCTCTGCCACCAAGTAATTCTTGCCCTGATTATTAAGGAACGGAAAACAGCAGACGTTTTTTTTATACTGTCCTGTGTAAAAAAAATGGCCCCTGCTGCAATAAATAAGCAGACTCCTGTTTTCTCGGCGGGGATCATTCTGGCGGGGATCATTCTGCTGGGGATTATTCTGATAGGGAGATATTATCCCGCCACGTTGGATACGTCCCCTTCAGATGTTTGCAAAAGCATTTTTGTCCCGGCTAATGCGACGGGATATCTTGTTTTTTCAGTCAGTTTTCCATCTCCGGATGAAAAAAAAAAATATTCCGACCACACAATTTTTCTTCTTATTCATCAAACCCTGGATTTCAACCGGGCATTTACTCTGGCTGGTTCAAGAATTTATAAAAATTTGAATATCAGGATTTTTCCCTTTTGGTGCCCTGACAATGGTTACCTGTTTAACGTGATTATTGACAGGCCCTTTGATAATCGTAAAAAAGCTTTGGGCTTTTTGCAAACAATCGAACCGGATATTAAAGCAACTCTTGAAAATATGGTATCCTTGAAATCCTGTGATTTAACCCATAAGGGGGAATAA
- the pilQ gene encoding type IV pilus secretin PilQ: protein MGILSLRMGLIMGGIFFFISVLLSGCGSQHEKKMQTAEQVKKWQVLADKSVSITPVPALQDYDDSVMEDISQPLKTDPSQPVKTDPSCLAIKSGGSRKLPTMKVTMKMYDISLPVLIRTLAKVANLDIMINDSVKGQSKIVITDVPWEQAFLGVLETFGLTYEWTGDILRVVSVDDLKRKQDLMEARQNYEKMKNKHDLTLMHQAQKKSRLEPLVTKIVKIHYADLTSLQKNLTQYLSNQEKEVSAGNFEASPQMLPEESEEQGLKGNVLIDKFTNSLILHASRSDIKKIMPIVRRLDQPIKQVLIEAHIVEAGSNTGKELGIQWGGLGTAATTSKESFSIGGNMTKFEQSLKDETGVNQPYQPVDGNIVNLPTTAATGMSLGVMAQKAGEYVLYAQLMALEEQGRINILSKPSITTLDHRMAVIESGKEVPFQTVEEGEVSIDWKKAVIKLEVTPHVIEDQIIRLEIVTHKDELDFANEVNGNPTIITKNAQTTVMLFDGQTTVIGGLNKEKSSGGEDGVPGLKNVPGLGWLFKSMGKAEEMEELLIFITPHILKEKTVKIQTQ, encoded by the coding sequence ATGGGAATACTGTCATTACGCATGGGGTTGATCATGGGGGGGATTTTTTTCTTCATATCTGTTTTGCTGTCCGGGTGTGGTTCTCAGCATGAAAAAAAAATGCAAACAGCGGAACAGGTTAAAAAATGGCAGGTTCTGGCTGATAAATCCGTATCCATAACGCCTGTTCCGGCTTTACAGGACTATGATGATTCCGTTATGGAAGATATATCCCAACCCTTAAAAACCGATCCATCCCAACCCGTAAAAACCGATCCATCCTGTTTAGCTATAAAATCAGGCGGTTCCAGAAAACTGCCGACCATGAAGGTTACCATGAAAATGTATGATATTTCCCTGCCCGTACTAATCCGTACCCTTGCCAAAGTGGCAAACCTGGATATCATGATCAATGACAGCGTCAAAGGTCAGAGCAAAATCGTTATTACCGATGTTCCTTGGGAACAGGCTTTTTTGGGTGTCCTGGAGACCTTTGGCCTTACCTATGAATGGACCGGGGATATATTACGGGTGGTAAGTGTTGACGATCTTAAAAGAAAACAGGATCTGATGGAAGCTCGGCAGAATTATGAAAAAATGAAAAATAAACATGATCTTACCCTGATGCATCAGGCACAAAAGAAAAGCCGTTTGGAACCTTTGGTTACCAAAATCGTCAAGATTCACTATGCTGATCTTACTTCATTGCAGAAAAATTTGACTCAATACCTGTCAAATCAAGAAAAAGAAGTATCTGCCGGGAATTTTGAGGCATCGCCACAGATGCTGCCAGAAGAATCCGAAGAACAGGGCCTTAAAGGAAACGTCCTGATTGATAAATTTACAAATTCCTTGATCCTCCATGCCTCCCGGTCTGACATTAAAAAAATCATGCCCATTGTCCGGCGTCTTGATCAGCCCATCAAGCAGGTTCTTATTGAAGCCCATATCGTGGAAGCTGGTTCAAATACGGGCAAGGAACTCGGAATTCAGTGGGGTGGGCTCGGAACGGCTGCAACAACCAGTAAAGAAAGCTTTTCTATTGGTGGCAACATGACGAAATTTGAACAGTCCCTGAAGGATGAAACTGGTGTTAATCAACCCTATCAGCCGGTTGACGGAAATATCGTCAATCTGCCCACTACGGCCGCAACAGGTATGAGCCTGGGGGTCATGGCCCAGAAAGCAGGAGAATATGTTCTCTATGCCCAGTTAATGGCCCTGGAAGAACAGGGGCGGATCAATATCCTTTCAAAACCTTCCATTACCACTCTGGATCACCGCATGGCCGTTATTGAAAGCGGCAAGGAAGTTCCGTTTCAGACAGTTGAAGAAGGAGAAGTCAGTATAGATTGGAAAAAAGCGGTCATCAAACTTGAGGTGACCCCCCACGTCATTGAAGACCAGATTATCCGGCTTGAAATTGTGACCCACAAGGATGAGCTGGATTTTGCCAATGAGGTGAACGGCAATCCAACCATCATAACCAAGAACGCTCAAACCACTGTCATGCTCTTTGACGGCCAGACCACGGTGATTGGGGGGCTGAATAAGGAAAAAAGCAGTGGCGGCGAAGATGGAGTACCGGGGTTAAAAAATGTACCTGGTCTGGGATGGTTATTTAAAAGCATGGGCAAGGCAGAGGAAATGGAGGAACTGCTTATTTTTATCACCCCTCATATATTAAAGGAAAAAACCGTCAAAATCCAGACACAATAG